GTCGCTGGGATTCTCCTGGCCGCAGCCCAGCCCTCCCTGGCGCGGTACACCTGGGTTGGTGACGGTCCGTACCGGGACGTGCTTAACAAGGGCGATACCAAATGGATGTACCCCTATGTGGAATCGATGCGCCAGGCGAAGGTGATAGCTGGGTGGTATGCGGAGGGATACATCTGCAACCAGTATGGTTGCTGGGAAGCGGTCTGGTGGGAGTACGAACCAGCGCAGAGTGCGACCCGCGCCTGGTGGGGCATGTGCCTGATGGAGGTTCTGGGCACGCTCGAAGACTACAGCTATCGGATTGGGAACACCGACTGGTACTGGGACAACCGCCGCTGGTTCCGGCCCTACGCAAATGACATGCTGGCGATGGGGCTCATCCCCCCGCAGACGTTCCAGGACGGCTACATCCGGCGGGACGAAGCGTTTTCGTGGTCCGTGCGGGCGCTCGGCCTGCGGCCTGTAGCCGAGATGATGTCCGAAAGCGAGATTGACTACTGGCTGGACCGGTTCCCCGACGGCTGGAAGACCGACGCGCAGTACCGTGCGGACATGGCTCTGTGCATCAAGTTCGGCCTGGCTAAGGGTTACCCCGACGGGACGCTGCGCCCGGACAGCTACCTCCTGCGGTCAAGCGGGGCCGTGCTGGCCTCGCGGCTGCTGAGCGTCAAGCTGGAGCCTTCCCCGGAGACCTTCCGTCCCCGGGACGGCCAGACGGTGACTGTGCGGGCGAGCAACCACGGGATGGGCACGGTGACGAGCTGGACCCTGAAGGTGGTGCCGGCTTCCAACCCGAACGATACGATCCGCTCGTGGTCCGGTTCGAGCCTGCCGACAGTGCTAGCGGTGTGGGACGGCAAGTACCCAGGCGGCAGCGTGTGCCCGTCCGGCAGGTA
This genomic interval from Bacillota bacterium contains the following:
- a CDS encoding S-layer homology domain-containing protein; translated protein: MSRRRVQQYLLALTVVAGILLAAAQPSLARYTWVGDGPYRDVLNKGDTKWMYPYVESMRQAKVIAGWYAEGYICNQYGCWEAVWWEYEPAQSATRAWWGMCLMEVLGTLEDYSYRIGNTDWYWDNRRWFRPYANDMLAMGLIPPQTFQDGYIRRDEAFSWSVRALGLRPVAEMMSESEIDYWLDRFPDGWKTDAQYRADMALCIKFGLAKGYPDGTLRPDSYLLRSSGAVLASRLLSVKLEPSPETFRPRDGQTVTVRASNHGMGTVTSWTLKVVPASNPNDTIRSWSGSSLPTVLAVWDGKYPGGSVCPSGRYLLWFSGKYRTPVNETVDTECMRTIVLDGRWFAAAPFRTTLVAGAPVYVKAWGEGTRISGPSVTASWGASATLSWDGSYGEGVLTLPASTPEGSYRLDFSAVLGASGLPNASFSASSAVTVVQERVSVSAPGSFAPGRGEVLPVSASARGYTSAVSWTLRILNGSGSVVRQYSGSGLPSALCS